The proteins below come from a single Aegilops tauschii subsp. strangulata cultivar AL8/78 chromosome 6, Aet v6.0, whole genome shotgun sequence genomic window:
- the LOC109764778 gene encoding uncharacterized protein, with amino-acid sequence MDQPGQPEAASLHPAMAQVQSAKPPVQPWEYSLRKYLLLLATLVVTVTYTEGFNPPGGVWQAAHDGQPAGDPIIRYTHYHRYLAFLYCNAAAFAASLVVIVLILILAIRHDKKGKDSQWVVVPLRLVMVLDLLSLMGAYGAGTCRDKISIFYFAVLVAIVFLYILVLKLMDCWDKNSDSSAGMIPALVASSVDGMPVNMGSDSGATTPIPNPDSGTSPGPVASWDGGMPVSNDNTGSDDIMPAPNPDSSTDTIPAPILGSDPATVDERFRDRKALKKLKAEERLRKVLMLLATFAVSITYVAGLSTPGGFWDSTGGSHHPGDAILKDQHSPRLTVFLLCNTTAFVASLLITMLLIIDGKKLRKKKTTRSRMLCGCIVVALVGLVGAYIAGSCREIDTTAYVASLVGAVLAIAHIILLYGIYTSTQQTEEIQQTDDNVSTIQCSGKEVLDKARSLVLLLATLAAAITYTAGLKPPGGLWQDNTEGNMAGDPILLTTNASRYKAFFYCNSVAFVASLVAIVLVQMEILVKHHVLEAAMILDLFGLIGAYAAGSCRDANNSIYVMALAGLVLVYVVIHVIFFTLDHEDKHHGDQANQLLEKRRKRLLLFAILAATITYQAGLTPPGGFLLQDDKLGHQAGDPVLLYNFPRRYKAFFYCNSVSFMLSISLILLLVNPNLYRPAIRSNALSVCTAVGLFCLMVAYAAGSTQHLKTSIYIFVLVGAVLFVAAGLLLVFALREQNNSDNSAVAAPSISHEQEEEEEERNKEEERKKHARRKYLMLLGILVASVAYQAGLEPPGGAWQSSGNGYEAGDPVMHDIRRPRYLVFFYSNSFSFVASIVVIMMLLPHWLPNEKKEEWEKWSLRVMNWTILLDLVTLLVAYAAGSSRGWKTSVYVGTLILAVLGYFAIHMTLSIWSDRCHRHRLRRERLEGSQENRRV; translated from the exons ATGGATCAGCCCGGCCAGCCAGAGGCAGCATCTCTGCACCCGGCAATGGCGCAGGTGCAGTCGGCAAAGCCGCCCGTGCAGCCATGGGAGTACAGCCTGCGGAAGTACCTCCTGCTGCTGGCCACCCTGGTGGTGACCGTCACTTACACCGAGGGGTTCAACCCGCCCGGAGGTGTCTGGCAGGCCGCCCACGATGGCCAACCTGCCGGCGACCCCATCATCCGCTACACCCACTACCACCGCTACCTCGCCTTCCTCTACTGCAACGCCGCCGCCTTCGCAGCgtcgctcgtggtcatcgtcctcaTCCTCATCCTCGCCATCCGGCACGACAAGAAGGGGAAGGACAGCCAATGGGTTGTCGTGCCCCTCCGGCTAGTCATGGTGCTGGACCTGCTCAGCCTCATGGGCGCGTACGGCGCCGGTACCTGCCGCGACAAGATTTCAATCTTCTACTTCGCGGTACTTGTGGCCATCGTCTTCCTCTACATCCTCGTTCTCAAGTTGATGGACTGCTGGGACAAGAACTCCGATTCTAGTGCCGGCATGATTCCTGCCCTCGTCGCCAGCTCCGTAGACGGGATGCCCGTCAACATGGGCTCCGACTCCGGTGCCACGACTCCCATTCCCAATCCTGACTCCGGCACGAGTCCCGGCCCTGTCGCCAGCTGGGATGGCGGGATGCCCGTCTCCAACGACAACACCGGCTCCGACGACATCATGCCTGCTCCCAATCCTGACTCTAGCACTGACACGATTCCGGCCCCCATCCTCGGCTCTGACCCGGCCACTGTCGACGAACGGTTCCGCGACCGCAAGGCCCTGAAGAAGCTGAAAGCCGAAGAACGGCTCCGCAAGGTCCTGATGCTTCTGGCTACATTCGCGGTGAGCATCACGTACGTCGCCGGGCTGAGCACGCCGGGCGGCTTCTGGGACAGCACCGGGGGCAGCCACCACCCAGGCGACGCCATCCTCAAGGACCAGCACAGCCCACGCCTGACGGTGTTCTTGCTCTGCAACACCACGGCGTTCGTGGCATCCCTGCTGATTACCATGCTGCTCATCATCGACGGCAAGAAGCTCCGCAAGAAGAAGACGACTCGGTCCCGCATGCTCTGTGGGTGCATTGTGGTCGCCCTGGTCGGCCTCGTCGGCGCATACATCGCCGGCAGCTGCAGGGAGATCGATACCACCGCCTACGTGGCCAGCTTGGTCGGCGCCGTTCTGGCAATAGCACACATCATCCTACTCTATGGTATCTACACTTCAACgcaacagactgaagaaattcaGCAGACTGATGATAATGTCAG TACAATACAGTGCAGTGGCAAGGAGGTTCTGGACAAGGCTCGCTCTCTTGTTCTACTGCTTGCCACTCTTGCCGCCGCCATCACCTACACAGCGGGGTTGAAGCCACCGGGAGGGCTTTGGCAGGACAACACCGAGGGGAACATGGCCGGTGACCCCATCCTTCTCACAACCAATGCTAGCCGATACAAGGCCTTCTTCTACTGCAACTCGGTTGCCTTTGTGGCCTCCTTGGTGGCCATTGTCCTAGTCCAGATGGAAATTCTGGTCAAGCACCACGTGCTGGAGGCAGCCATGATACTCGACCTGTTTGGCCTCATCGGTGCATATGCCGCGGGGAGCTGCCGGGACGCGAACAACTCCATTTACGTCATGGCTTTGGCAGGCCTCGTCCTGGTCTATGTGGTGATCCATGTTATCTTCTTCACGCTGGACCACGAGGACAAACACCATGGCGACCAGGCAAATCAGTTGCTGGAGAAGAGGCGCAAACGGCTGCTCCTCTTCGCGATCTTGGCTGCGACCATTACCTACCAAGCCGGCCTCACCCCTCCTGGTGGCTTCCTGCTCCAGGATGACAAGCTCGGGCACCAGGCTGGCGACCCGGTCCTCTTGTACAACTTCCCACGTCGCTACAAGGCATTCTTCTACTGCAACTCGGTGAGCTTCATGCTTTCCATCTCCCTCATCCTCCTCCTGGTGAACCCCAATCTATACAGGCCAGCCATACGAAGCAATGCGCTATCTGTTTGTACGGCGGTGGGCTTGTTTTGTTTGATGGTGGCCTACGCCGCTGGAAGCACCCAACACCTCAAGACATCCATCTACATCTTTGTGTTGGTCGGTGCGGTCCTCTTCGTTGCAGCTGGACTGCTGCTAGTATTTGCGCTGAGGGAGCAAAACAATAGTGACAATTCAGCAGTTGCCGCGCCATCCATATCCCATGAacaggaggaggaagaagaagaaagaaacaaggAGGAAGAAAGGAAGAAGCACGCGAGGCGCAAGTACCTGATGCTGCTAGGAATCTTGGTGGCAAGCGTTGCCTACCAGGCCGGCCTGGAACCGCCCGGCGGAGCATGGCAGAGCAGTGGCAATGGATATGAGGCGGGCGATCCGGTGATGCATGATATCAGGAGGCCTCGGTACCTCGTCTTCTTCTACAGCAACTCCTTTTCCTTCGTGGCTTCCATTGTTGTCATCATGATGTTACTGCCGCACTGGCTGCCAAACGAGAAGAAAGAAGAATGGGAGAAATGGTCGTTGAGGGTGATGAACTGGACGATCCTGCTGGATTTGGTCACTCTCCTAGTGGCATATGCAGCCGGCTCCAGCAGGGGGTGGAAGACGTCTGTGTATGTCGGCACGCTCATACTTGCCGTTCTGGGCTACTTTGCAATCCATATGACGCTGTCAATATGGTCTGATCGCTGCCATCGCCATCGTCTTCGCCGTGAGAGGCTTGAGGGCAGCCAAGAAAATCGTCGAGTGTGA